In Nonomuraea sp. NBC_00507, the following are encoded in one genomic region:
- a CDS encoding TetR/AcrR family transcriptional regulator, whose protein sequence is MKNPPADLAQRLLDVSEHVLHTDPPLRLEDVAQLVGASRATLYYYFSGREDLLAFLLTAHSKQGAQAVQTATTPGDPPESRLRAMVSALVEYLGHHPGTCAGLLGALGASGRMSEVLAANDIWIAGPLRDLLTEGRKTGAFDVGNITDAANTMLGGLLLGVLGRSMAGADATDPTFRALLTEQTVRGVLTR, encoded by the coding sequence GTGAAGAACCCGCCCGCGGATCTGGCCCAACGCCTGCTCGACGTCAGCGAGCACGTGCTGCACACCGACCCTCCTCTCCGGCTGGAGGACGTCGCACAGCTGGTGGGGGCGTCGCGAGCAACGCTCTACTACTACTTCTCCGGCCGCGAAGACCTGCTGGCGTTCCTGCTCACCGCACACTCCAAGCAAGGAGCCCAGGCGGTGCAGACCGCGACGACGCCCGGCGACCCTCCCGAGTCGCGGCTACGTGCGATGGTGTCCGCTCTGGTCGAATATCTCGGCCACCACCCCGGAACATGCGCCGGCCTCCTGGGCGCCCTGGGGGCCAGCGGACGGATGAGTGAGGTCCTCGCGGCGAACGACATCTGGATCGCCGGCCCGCTACGCGATCTGCTCACCGAAGGCCGTAAGACCGGCGCCTTCGACGTCGGCAACATCACCGATGCCGCCAACACGATGCTCGGCGGCCTTCTCCTGGGCGTCTTGGGCCGGTCGATGGCCGGAGCCGACGCCACCGACCCCACCTTCCGTGCGCTGCTCACCGAGCAGACTGTTCGCGGCGTCCTGACCCGCTGA
- a CDS encoding SDR family NAD(P)-dependent oxidoreductase, which produces MVEILSYGPWAVVTGASSGIGKAFAEHLAAAGLDLVLAARSTDKLHALGEKLSHHHGIAHRVVTVDLSQPAGASAIVKATEDLDVGLLVSNAGGGRPGRLLDQSLDDLHDRLTLNAVTHLDLVHAFAPRLVARGHAQRRGGIVLVSAHGALQGLPNMAHESAAKAYVLNLGEALHHELAPAGVTVTVMLPGNVDTPIIEAFGLDRSSLPIRPQPADRAVAELMAAFLKGRTMHIPGRLMRVMTRLMPRAQAVRMNGRMLGRAARNLLTDHDPARAQAQP; this is translated from the coding sequence ATGGTTGAAATCTTATCCTATGGGCCATGGGCAGTGGTCACAGGAGCCTCTTCCGGCATCGGCAAAGCCTTCGCCGAACACCTCGCCGCAGCAGGTCTGGATCTGGTCCTGGCCGCTCGTTCCACCGACAAGCTCCACGCACTGGGCGAGAAGCTGTCCCACCACCACGGCATCGCGCACCGAGTGGTCACCGTCGATCTCAGCCAACCGGCCGGAGCCTCGGCGATCGTGAAGGCGACCGAAGACCTTGACGTCGGCCTGCTCGTCTCCAACGCCGGAGGCGGCCGCCCCGGGCGGCTGCTCGATCAGTCACTGGACGACCTGCACGACCGTCTCACCCTCAACGCCGTCACCCACCTGGACCTGGTCCACGCCTTCGCACCCCGGCTGGTGGCCCGCGGCCACGCCCAGCGCCGGGGCGGCATCGTGCTGGTCTCCGCGCACGGCGCGCTCCAGGGCCTGCCGAACATGGCACACGAGAGCGCAGCCAAGGCGTACGTGCTCAACCTGGGCGAGGCCCTGCACCACGAACTCGCGCCCGCCGGCGTGACCGTCACCGTGATGCTGCCCGGCAACGTCGACACCCCGATCATCGAAGCCTTCGGCCTGGACCGCTCCAGCCTTCCGATCCGGCCGCAGCCGGCCGACAGGGCCGTCGCCGAGTTGATGGCGGCCTTCCTCAAAGGCCGCACCATGCACATCCCCGGCAGGCTGATGCGGGTGATGACCCGGCTCATGCCGCGCGCTCAAGCCGTACGAATGAACGGCCGCATGCTCGGCCGGGCCGCCCGTAACCTCCTCACCGACCACGATCCCGCCAGGGCTCAGGCCCAACCGTGA
- a CDS encoding nitroreductase family deazaflavin-dependent oxidoreductase produces MIRLSRIPHQLLTWGIPMGPLMLLRTRGRHSGLPRTVPIATLRHAGHQWLVSPFGDTHWVRNLRAEARAELGRGHRFRPVRLVEVDDDRKLEILHAYRSAFGLVPFVRDAFDADAGAQPHVFAREAHRHPAFLIQPAD; encoded by the coding sequence ATGATCCGCCTCAGCCGCATCCCGCACCAGCTCCTGACGTGGGGCATCCCCATGGGACCGCTGATGCTGCTACGCACCCGCGGCAGGCACAGCGGACTACCCCGCACCGTCCCGATCGCCACGCTGCGCCACGCCGGCCACCAGTGGCTCGTCTCCCCTTTCGGCGACACCCACTGGGTCCGCAACCTCCGCGCCGAAGCCCGAGCCGAACTCGGTCGCGGACACCGCTTCCGCCCGGTACGGCTCGTCGAAGTAGACGACGACCGCAAACTCGAGATCCTTCACGCCTACCGCAGCGCCTTCGGCCTGGTGCCCTTCGTCCGAGACGCCTTCGACGCCGACGCCGGCGCCCAGCCACACGTCTTCGCCAGGGAGGCGCACCGCCACCCGGCCTTCCTCATCCAGCCCGCCGACTGA
- a CDS encoding SRPBCC domain-containing protein, whose product MTTTTAPAAQTYHIFIRATPQQIWDAVTKPEHSAGYLFGALVETTGDIGSPFRYHAPDRSSLWGDETVLDADPPHRLIVSYRGLYNPDLASEPASRVSWQIEPGDDGACLLTVVHDRLDGSPKTAARVAGPSWMRVLSGLKTLLETGKPLNA is encoded by the coding sequence GTGACCACGACGACCGCACCCGCCGCGCAGACCTACCACATCTTCATCCGGGCCACCCCACAGCAGATCTGGGACGCCGTCACCAAACCCGAACACAGCGCCGGATACCTGTTCGGCGCCCTGGTCGAGACGACCGGCGACATCGGCTCACCGTTTCGCTACCACGCACCGGATCGATCCAGCCTCTGGGGCGACGAGACCGTCCTGGACGCCGACCCGCCCCACCGGCTCATCGTCAGCTACCGCGGCCTGTACAACCCCGACCTGGCAAGCGAACCGGCCAGCCGGGTGTCCTGGCAGATCGAACCCGGCGACGACGGCGCCTGCCTGCTCACCGTCGTGCACGACCGGCTCGACGGCTCCCCCAAGACGGCCGCGCGGGTGGCAGGCCCCAGCTGGATGCGCGTGCTGAGTGGTCTCAAGACCCTGCTCGAAACCGGTAAGCCCCTCAACGCCTAA
- a CDS encoding peroxiredoxin-like family protein — MNTTDQTYAERRATFLAEHTGQIPLEVRAALLAEQTALDAAGVPATVLGPGSAMPDDDLLDVHGRATTLEQARAGRTAVVVFYRGDWCPYCNLVLRTYQQQLVPALSALDIPLIAISPQRPDRSLSMRQINDLTFTVLSDPGNQIAHRLGILTAPSRDAHAAQLTMGIDVADGNADGTTSMPMPTVVLIDADGVIAWIDVRPNYSTRTEPADILTAITTVLDRPAPTAG, encoded by the coding sequence ATGAACACGACAGATCAGACGTACGCCGAGCGACGTGCCACCTTCCTCGCCGAACACACGGGCCAGATTCCGCTGGAAGTACGAGCCGCCCTGCTCGCCGAGCAGACGGCCCTGGACGCGGCCGGTGTGCCTGCTACAGTCCTCGGCCCGGGTTCCGCCATGCCCGATGACGACCTGCTGGACGTCCACGGCAGGGCGACCACGCTGGAGCAGGCCCGCGCCGGCCGGACCGCCGTCGTCGTCTTCTACCGCGGCGACTGGTGCCCCTACTGCAACCTCGTGCTCCGCACCTACCAGCAGCAACTCGTACCGGCCCTGTCCGCTCTCGACATCCCCCTGATCGCGATCAGCCCGCAAAGACCCGACCGCTCACTGTCGATGCGCCAGATCAACGACCTGACCTTCACCGTACTGTCCGACCCCGGCAACCAGATCGCGCATCGGCTGGGGATCCTCACCGCCCCCAGCCGCGACGCCCACGCCGCACAACTGACCATGGGCATCGATGTGGCCGACGGCAACGCCGACGGCACCACCTCCATGCCCATGCCCACCGTCGTCCTGATCGACGCCGACGGCGTCATCGCCTGGATCGACGTACGTCCCAACTACAGCACGCGCACCGAACCCGCCGACATCCTCACGGCCATCACCACGGTCCTCGACCGGCCGGCACCGACCGCGGGCTGA
- a CDS encoding phosphotransferase family protein — protein sequence MEISPEAEAAPAADPWPGYFADHGHPGARRIGAGVEGVVYRLGDGQVAKVWTGRPPTELTRQVYADIAQHRLPFATPEIFEVQEHEGIVVTYERELPGVPMRRDSAHEDYERKLPVHHRNALLAVLRGLASVPGTDAMRQLTVQGDDRPLWQDHDRFQDALAGLVVRAADRHGAALAGQVPNFGAGVERTLNALRSLPDAPVTAIHGDLVPPNIHTDAASRPIAVLDFGFYTTAGDPAFEAAVTAAIWDMYGPHAEEHTAELTRFFAQELGYAPVALTVYQAVYALTTFDLFGMDDNDGHFRWCAEQLRRNTLFSAQVS from the coding sequence ATGGAGATCTCGCCCGAGGCCGAAGCGGCCCCAGCCGCTGATCCGTGGCCCGGATACTTCGCCGACCACGGACACCCAGGGGCCCGCCGTATCGGCGCCGGCGTCGAGGGCGTGGTCTACAGGCTGGGCGACGGCCAGGTCGCCAAGGTGTGGACCGGTCGGCCGCCGACCGAGCTCACCCGCCAGGTGTACGCGGACATCGCACAACACCGACTGCCATTCGCCACCCCGGAGATCTTCGAGGTCCAGGAGCACGAGGGCATCGTGGTGACGTACGAGCGTGAACTACCTGGCGTCCCAATGCGTCGCGATTCCGCGCACGAGGACTACGAGCGCAAGCTGCCCGTTCATCACAGGAACGCGCTGCTTGCCGTCCTGCGTGGCCTCGCCTCGGTGCCGGGAACGGACGCGATGCGCCAGCTGACCGTCCAGGGCGATGACCGTCCGCTGTGGCAGGACCACGACCGCTTCCAGGACGCGCTCGCGGGCCTGGTCGTTCGAGCAGCGGACCGGCACGGCGCTGCGCTGGCCGGGCAGGTGCCGAACTTCGGCGCGGGGGTCGAACGCACGCTGAACGCCCTGCGGTCGCTTCCCGATGCTCCGGTCACAGCGATCCACGGCGACCTCGTCCCGCCCAACATCCACACCGACGCCGCCAGCCGACCCATCGCCGTACTCGACTTCGGCTTCTACACGACCGCAGGCGACCCGGCCTTCGAGGCGGCCGTCACCGCGGCCATCTGGGACATGTATGGCCCGCACGCCGAGGAGCACACCGCGGAACTCACCCGGTTCTTCGCACAGGAACTCGGCTACGCGCCCGTCGCCCTCACCGTCTACCAGGCCGTATACGCCCTCACCACTTTCGATCTCTTCGGCATGGACGACAACGACGGGCACTTCCGATGGTGCGCCGAACAGCTGCGCCGCAACACCCTGTTCAGCGCCCAGGTGTCGTGA
- a CDS encoding type II toxin-antitoxin system RelE/ParE family toxin, with product MTWGEVELEPEVDEWFDSLSQDDQETAVFYVDLLAERGVLLGEPYTRQLHGKLRELRFHLSREAVRITYWIASGRRIILLTVFKKQRMREAGEIERAIRAMERCIAEAHTADEE from the coding sequence ATGACTTGGGGAGAGGTGGAGCTGGAGCCGGAGGTCGACGAGTGGTTCGACTCTCTCAGCCAGGACGATCAGGAGACGGCCGTCTTCTATGTCGACCTCCTGGCGGAGCGGGGTGTGCTGCTCGGAGAGCCGTACACCAGGCAGTTGCACGGCAAGCTTCGGGAACTCCGATTCCATCTCTCTCGCGAGGCTGTGCGCATCACGTACTGGATCGCTTCGGGTAGGAGGATCATCCTGCTCACGGTGTTCAAGAAGCAGCGGATGCGCGAGGCCGGTGAGATCGAGCGGGCGATACGGGCCATGGAGCGCTGTATCGCCGAGGCACACACGGCAGACGAGGAGTGA
- a CDS encoding helix-turn-helix domain-containing protein, with translation MAERKAWADKRAEIMSRPGAGAAYEAARLRFELGEAVRQRREELGLTQAELAERTGLKQPAVARFEAGGTMPTIPMLERLAEALEVRLNVQFQPLREAS, from the coding sequence ATGGCTGAGCGCAAGGCGTGGGCCGACAAGCGTGCCGAGATCATGAGCCGTCCAGGTGCCGGTGCCGCTTATGAGGCCGCTCGCCTTCGGTTCGAGTTGGGGGAGGCGGTGCGGCAGCGCCGCGAGGAACTCGGGCTTACGCAGGCTGAACTGGCTGAGCGGACCGGCCTCAAGCAGCCCGCGGTCGCGCGCTTCGAGGCCGGAGGCACCATGCCCACCATCCCCATGCTGGAACGTCTCGCTGAAGCACTCGAAGTGCGGCTCAACGTTCAGTTTCAGCCGCTCCGCGAGGCAAGTTGA
- a CDS encoding MFS transporter, whose product MPRAVYVLAIGIFAMVTSEFAVGGLMPEMAGGLGVTISQIGYLITAFAVAMSAGGPLMTVALVRIRPKPALMLLFAIFLVGNVLAAVAPSYSIMMVARVITGVASQAFFGVAISVAVQLSRPEVRGRALAIVLNGLMLGTLLGLPLSTLIGGQHGWRAAFWAVGALTVIAALATMMGVPRLGRADGGNGNFRQEVAVFRSGRLWLALSTSTLIIGATFAAFSYLSPILTQVTGFSSGAVPLLLVAYGAATVIGNYVVGRLADKHTISVLLSGLILNAIFLAGFALFAHLSVPAVITMLGVGLVGVTMNPAMAVRIQRIGNPGPLVNTVHASFITLGVIVGSSVGGLAIDGFGLRAPLWLGVGLAVLGIGSLLPELGRTREQSPTESLAQERVEAATTP is encoded by the coding sequence TTGCCCAGAGCCGTCTACGTCCTGGCCATCGGCATCTTCGCCATGGTCACCAGCGAGTTCGCCGTCGGAGGCCTGATGCCCGAGATGGCAGGTGGACTCGGCGTGACCATCTCCCAAATCGGCTATCTGATCACCGCCTTCGCAGTGGCCATGTCGGCGGGCGGGCCGCTGATGACCGTCGCGCTGGTACGGATACGCCCGAAACCCGCGCTCATGCTGTTGTTCGCAATCTTCCTGGTGGGCAATGTGCTCGCGGCGGTCGCGCCCTCCTACTCGATCATGATGGTCGCGCGTGTCATCACCGGAGTCGCCTCCCAGGCCTTCTTCGGAGTCGCCATCTCGGTGGCGGTCCAGCTGAGCCGCCCAGAGGTACGCGGCCGCGCCCTCGCCATCGTCCTGAACGGATTGATGCTCGGCACCCTGCTCGGGCTGCCGCTGTCTACGCTGATCGGCGGGCAGCATGGCTGGCGTGCCGCCTTCTGGGCCGTCGGCGCCCTGACCGTCATCGCCGCGCTCGCCACGATGATGGGCGTTCCCAGGCTCGGGCGTGCTGACGGCGGCAACGGCAACTTCCGGCAGGAGGTGGCGGTCTTCAGGAGCGGCAGGCTGTGGCTGGCGCTGTCGACCAGCACCCTCATCATCGGCGCGACCTTCGCCGCCTTCAGCTATCTCAGCCCGATCCTCACCCAGGTCACCGGGTTCTCCTCGGGGGCCGTTCCCCTGCTCCTCGTCGCGTACGGCGCAGCCACCGTGATCGGGAACTACGTCGTCGGCCGCCTGGCCGACAAGCACACCATCAGCGTCCTGCTGTCCGGGCTGATCCTCAACGCGATCTTCCTGGCCGGTTTCGCGCTGTTCGCCCACCTCAGCGTCCCCGCGGTGATCACCATGCTGGGCGTCGGGCTGGTGGGAGTGACCATGAACCCCGCGATGGCCGTACGCATCCAGCGCATCGGCAACCCGGGGCCACTGGTCAACACCGTCCATGCCTCCTTCATCACCCTCGGGGTGATCGTCGGCTCCTCGGTCGGCGGGCTGGCCATCGACGGCTTCGGGCTGCGGGCTCCCCTCTGGCTGGGCGTCGGGCTGGCCGTACTCGGGATCGGGTCCCTCCTGCCTGAGCTCGGCCGTACCAGGGAGCAGTCACCGACGGAGAGTCTCGCTCAGGAGCGCGTCGAAGCGGCCACCACCCCCTGA
- a CDS encoding TetR/AcrR family transcriptional regulator yields the protein MRTFWANGYESTSTRDLCEALGLDRSSVYNAFTNKRELFKRALTRYMDATTADQLRILDNHELPAIERIRALFAKILQTEAENRRNGYGLGCLTVNTTMELAGRDPEIALMLDRNTEYRLVNLSTVIESGQRDGTIGSTRDPAELARFVNAVIAGIRVAAQGGADDATIEAIAATAMDALA from the coding sequence ATGCGCACGTTCTGGGCGAACGGCTACGAGTCGACCTCGACCAGGGACCTGTGCGAGGCGCTCGGCCTGGACCGCAGCAGCGTGTACAACGCCTTCACCAACAAGCGCGAGCTGTTCAAACGCGCGTTGACCCGCTACATGGACGCCACCACCGCCGACCAACTGCGGATCCTTGACAATCACGAGCTGCCGGCGATCGAGCGGATCCGCGCGCTGTTCGCCAAGATCCTCCAGACGGAGGCGGAGAACAGGCGCAACGGCTACGGCCTCGGCTGCCTGACCGTCAACACCACGATGGAGCTCGCCGGCCGTGACCCGGAGATCGCCCTGATGCTCGATCGCAACACCGAGTACCGACTCGTCAACCTGAGCACCGTCATCGAGAGCGGGCAGCGCGACGGCACCATCGGCTCCACCCGCGATCCCGCCGAGCTCGCCAGGTTCGTCAACGCCGTGATCGCCGGGATCCGGGTGGCCGCTCAGGGCGGCGCCGACGACGCCACCATCGAGGCCATCGCGGCCACGGCCATGGATGCCCTGGCCTGA
- a CDS encoding NADP-dependent oxidoreductase, giving the protein MKALIASSYAPVDQLSVAEIPTSSPGPGEVLVKVVAAALNPLDAKLATGELKEMFPVQHPFVLGMDAVGIVTAVGEAVSGFAVGDDVAVYGRGTLAEYVVVPVEPGLVHLPRGLDAVRGAALVTVAMTAECVIAAAEVQPDHDVLVVGATGGVGGLAVQLAAQEGARVFATAAPADTAYARDLGAHLTIDHTGSDTVEEALRLRPEGFDTVIDLVNAGVTLRATARAVRRGGRLVSTLYGPETIDDLTPVYVYMTPESGDLARQAARVAEGRLAVDVAATYPFARSPQAVADLVAGVYTRGKVVVTF; this is encoded by the coding sequence ATGAAGGCACTCATCGCATCCTCGTATGCTCCCGTTGATCAGCTCTCGGTCGCCGAGATCCCGACATCTTCCCCCGGGCCCGGTGAGGTCTTGGTGAAGGTGGTGGCAGCGGCACTCAACCCGCTCGACGCCAAGCTGGCCACTGGAGAACTGAAGGAGATGTTCCCCGTCCAGCACCCGTTCGTCCTCGGCATGGACGCCGTGGGGATCGTGACGGCGGTCGGCGAGGCGGTCTCCGGGTTCGCCGTGGGCGACGACGTGGCCGTCTACGGGCGCGGCACCCTCGCCGAGTACGTGGTCGTCCCCGTGGAGCCAGGGCTGGTGCACCTGCCGCGCGGGCTGGACGCGGTGCGGGGGGCGGCGTTGGTCACGGTCGCCATGACAGCCGAGTGCGTCATCGCCGCCGCGGAGGTGCAACCGGACCACGACGTGCTGGTCGTCGGCGCGACCGGCGGAGTCGGCGGGCTCGCCGTCCAGTTGGCCGCTCAGGAGGGTGCCAGGGTATTCGCCACGGCCGCACCCGCTGACACCGCCTACGCCCGCGACCTCGGTGCGCACCTGACCATCGACCACACCGGCTCCGACACCGTCGAAGAGGCGTTGCGGCTGCGCCCCGAGGGGTTCGACACCGTTATCGACCTGGTCAATGCGGGTGTCACGCTGAGGGCCACGGCTCGTGCCGTACGGCGGGGCGGGCGGCTGGTCTCGACCCTCTACGGACCTGAGACCATCGACGACCTCACACCGGTGTACGTCTACATGACCCCCGAATCCGGCGACCTGGCACGGCAGGCCGCGCGAGTGGCCGAAGGGCGACTGGCGGTCGACGTCGCCGCGACGTACCCGTTCGCCCGGTCCCCTCAGGCGGTGGCCGACCTGGTCGCGGGTGTCTACACCCGCGGCAAGGTCGTGGTCACGTTCTGA